One window of the Rhodothermia bacterium genome contains the following:
- a CDS encoding DUF1508 domain-containing protein, whose protein sequence is MRRQIFLAYHLQNAPIGNLQDLQTARIITQKINANRSPEKTIRASDLSAGALILESLGGIIHWYKQKAGRDILLDSYEALRRQIGEEALQKTFLAFIELYPPKALLDGRMTADQYISGRESALLEELTLLRLANENPAFASLRELFDDTELVNNSPYLRVYETLRTYLVSKAPRISTDNLSSSLSDEETDLWEMLTHLFRRYPNSLEAQLAFLRGRWGSRLADVIPAFEIRFLRSEDYIREETRPVFPITDDNPPPPAPSAFDWQKGMRAIIQEDGGDEPEAFSEDLDWMPNVVMIAKSTLVWLFQLSQQYGREITRLDQVPDEELDKLRSWGITALWFIGIWERSKASERFKQRMGNPEATASAYSLYDYEVASALGGREAFLNLKARAWRRGIRIASDMVPNHTGLDGEWVLQHPDRFIQLPNSPYPAYAFTNEDLSDDPNIGIFMEDHYYNRTDAAVVFKRLDRRTGEERYIYHGNDGTGLAWNDTAQINFLNPEAREAVIQTILRVARDFPIIRLDAAMVLAKRHIHRLWFPEPGKGGDVASRSEHGLTKEEFEQAMPEEFWREVVDRVAIEAPDTLLLAEAFWMLEGYFVRTLGMHRVYNSAFMHMLRDERNDEFRFQITSTLEYDPEILKRYVNFLNNPDEKTAVEQFGKGDKYFGVTILMLTLPGLPMIGHGQIEGLSEKYGMEYRRSYYNETPDLHLMERHQREIFPIAHKRYLFAGVTDFRFYDFLHNGEVNTNVMAYTNRAGNERALVLFNNSYHRSQGVFRSSVKFRNKQRETQPETPVFETQHVAEALGLKKGTKWFTIFRDQISGLEYLRSNAVVWGRGISISLSGYQSMVFTDFREVEDTIGLYRELHDSLHGHGVSNVEEEIKLRQLRPLHEPFVEVLSTLLEAFESDAPLYIVQPETFSHTYGAFIREAATRTGGVDIDLDSLVQEIQQLAEAVIAYEHQRKEHPTPALPENIPGWGNEEPFPHAEPEHPYLDMVRFRNATLAGWLAVNQLGRLTSKNGRNVGHKSRGFIEAWLLDKPMHRVFREHGLGSEDAGVAVVYVCLLTSQKNWFKTHKTNTEIWQNVIHDLFNDPLALHYMDVHEWGGVRYFRKERFEELLHLLGVLAKRQHHRSGHQTLSNINALLDGFSVFAQQAGYRCDAILETDFAALGLIPSEQNTTTDEAAADLLTQTTDTMAYKFEVYQDKKGEYRFRFKASNGQVMFASQGYEQKASALKSIESIRANAADAIIEEVENKEDT, encoded by the coding sequence ATGCGTCGCCAAATCTTCTTGGCGTACCACCTTCAAAATGCGCCAATTGGGAACCTTCAGGATCTGCAAACTGCGCGCATCATCACGCAAAAAATCAATGCCAATCGCTCACCCGAAAAAACCATACGGGCCAGTGATCTGAGTGCCGGCGCACTGATTCTGGAGTCTCTCGGAGGCATCATCCATTGGTATAAGCAAAAGGCCGGACGAGACATTCTTCTTGATTCTTACGAAGCCCTTAGACGTCAGATTGGCGAAGAAGCCCTCCAAAAAACCTTTCTCGCCTTCATCGAACTTTATCCTCCCAAAGCCCTTCTGGATGGACGGATGACGGCAGATCAATACATATCTGGTCGCGAAAGTGCCTTGTTGGAAGAGTTGACCCTCCTTCGGTTGGCCAACGAAAATCCTGCTTTTGCATCTTTACGAGAATTGTTTGACGATACAGAGTTGGTCAATAATTCACCGTATTTGCGTGTTTATGAAACCCTTCGCACCTATTTGGTTTCTAAAGCGCCCCGCATATCAACAGACAACCTTTCTTCAAGCCTAAGCGACGAAGAAACAGATTTATGGGAAATGCTCACCCATCTGTTTAGGCGCTATCCAAACTCGCTCGAAGCGCAATTGGCCTTTCTTCGTGGTCGTTGGGGTTCTCGACTGGCGGATGTAATCCCAGCCTTTGAAATCCGCTTTTTGCGCAGTGAAGACTACATCCGCGAGGAGACGCGCCCTGTTTTTCCGATCACCGACGATAACCCACCGCCACCAGCACCTTCGGCATTTGATTGGCAGAAAGGAATGCGGGCCATTATTCAAGAAGATGGCGGAGACGAACCAGAAGCCTTCAGTGAAGACCTCGACTGGATGCCGAATGTCGTGATGATCGCAAAGTCAACACTGGTGTGGCTCTTCCAACTGTCCCAGCAATATGGCCGTGAAATTACACGATTAGACCAAGTTCCAGACGAAGAACTGGATAAACTCCGGTCGTGGGGGATAACGGCACTTTGGTTTATTGGGATTTGGGAGCGCTCAAAAGCCTCCGAACGCTTTAAACAGCGGATGGGGAATCCTGAAGCGACCGCATCGGCCTACTCGCTTTATGACTACGAAGTGGCGTCGGCGCTTGGTGGGCGAGAAGCCTTTTTGAATCTTAAAGCGCGTGCATGGCGTCGTGGCATTCGTATTGCGTCTGATATGGTTCCCAACCACACGGGCTTAGATGGAGAATGGGTCTTACAACACCCAGACCGTTTTATCCAGTTGCCTAACTCGCCTTATCCCGCTTATGCCTTCACCAACGAAGACCTATCGGACGATCCCAATATTGGGATTTTTATGGAAGATCATTATTACAATCGCACAGATGCCGCTGTGGTCTTTAAGCGTTTAGACCGCAGAACAGGTGAAGAACGGTATATTTATCATGGCAACGATGGAACAGGGTTGGCTTGGAACGATACGGCACAGATCAATTTCCTCAATCCAGAGGCCAGAGAAGCGGTTATCCAAACCATTTTACGTGTTGCACGCGATTTCCCCATCATCCGATTGGATGCGGCTATGGTACTAGCGAAGCGGCATATACATCGGCTTTGGTTCCCTGAACCCGGAAAAGGGGGGGATGTAGCCAGTCGTTCGGAACATGGCCTCACAAAAGAGGAATTTGAGCAAGCTATGCCAGAAGAGTTTTGGCGTGAGGTCGTGGATCGTGTGGCCATCGAAGCGCCAGATACGCTCCTCTTGGCGGAGGCATTCTGGATGCTTGAGGGCTATTTCGTGCGCACCTTGGGTATGCACCGCGTGTATAATTCTGCTTTTATGCACATGCTTCGCGATGAGCGCAACGATGAATTTCGGTTCCAAATTACCTCGACGCTCGAATATGATCCGGAAATCCTGAAGCGGTACGTGAACTTCCTAAATAATCCAGACGAAAAAACCGCCGTTGAACAATTTGGTAAGGGTGACAAATACTTTGGTGTCACGATTCTGATGCTTACTTTGCCCGGTTTACCGATGATTGGGCATGGGCAAATAGAAGGTTTATCGGAAAAATATGGCATGGAGTACCGCCGCTCGTATTACAACGAGACGCCCGATTTGCACCTAATGGAACGACACCAGAGGGAGATTTTCCCCATTGCCCATAAACGGTATTTGTTTGCTGGCGTAACGGATTTTCGCTTCTACGATTTTCTCCACAATGGCGAAGTGAACACAAACGTGATGGCCTATACCAATAGAGCCGGCAATGAGCGCGCCTTGGTACTTTTCAACAATTCGTACCATCGTTCACAGGGTGTTTTCCGTTCTTCTGTAAAGTTCAGGAATAAACAACGTGAAACCCAGCCTGAAACACCCGTTTTTGAGACTCAGCATGTTGCCGAGGCGCTCGGTTTAAAAAAGGGCACAAAGTGGTTTACCATTTTCCGTGACCAGATATCTGGCTTGGAATATCTGCGCTCGAATGCAGTGGTCTGGGGTAGAGGAATTTCCATCTCCTTGAGTGGTTATCAAAGTATGGTTTTCACCGACTTTCGTGAAGTAGAAGACACCATAGGGCTGTATCGCGAACTGCACGATAGTTTGCATGGACATGGGGTTTCTAATGTAGAAGAGGAAATTAAATTACGACAGTTAAGACCGCTACATGAGCCATTTGTAGAGGTGTTGAGCACACTTCTTGAGGCATTTGAAAGTGACGCTCCACTTTATATTGTTCAACCAGAAACCTTTTCTCATACCTATGGCGCTTTTATCCGAGAAGCCGCCACCAGAACAGGAGGTGTGGACATAGATCTCGATAGTTTGGTACAAGAAATACAGCAACTTGCAGAAGCTGTTATTGCCTACGAACACCAACGCAAAGAACACCCAACCCCCGCTTTACCCGAAAATATTCCGGGATGGGGGAATGAAGAACCGTTTCCACACGCCGAGCCAGAACATCCCTATTTGGATATGGTTCGGTTCCGAAATGCCACCCTGGCTGGATGGCTGGCCGTGAACCAATTAGGACGTCTTACGAGCAAAAATGGCCGTAACGTGGGACATAAAAGTCGTGGCTTTATTGAGGCTTGGTTGTTGGACAAACCCATGCACCGCGTGTTTAGGGAACATGGCTTAGGTTCAGAGGATGCTGGAGTTGCTGTGGTATATGTATGCCTCCTGACCAGCCAGAAAAATTGGTTCAAAACCCACAAAACCAATACCGAGATTTGGCAAAACGTGATCCATGACCTCTTTAATGACCCTCTAGCCCTGCACTATATGGATGTTCATGAGTGGGGAGGTGTACGCTATTTCCGCAAAGAACGCTTCGAGGAACTCTTGCACCTATTGGGCGTTTTAGCGAAAAGACAACACCACCGTAGCGGGCATCAAACGCTTTCTAATATTAATGCCCTCTTGGATGGCTTCAGTGTTTTTGCACAACAAGCTGGCTATCGGTGTGATGCAATACTGGAAACGGATTTTGCAGCCCTCGGCTTGATTCCAAGCGAGCAAAATACCACAACCGATGAGGCCGC